In a genomic window of Sulfuriferula nivalis:
- the pheA gene encoding prephenate dehydratase, producing the protein MAEDIQAIRMEIDAIDEQVLALINQRAQHAQTIGRLKNGTVYRPEREAQVLRRIKEMNTGPLADETAARLFREIMSACLALEKPLSVAYLGPQGTFSQAAAVKQFGHAANTTPCASIDEVFRVVNAGAVDYGIVPVENSTEGAVNRTLDLLQDTPLKICGEVDLRIHHYLLRKVTGLDDVKVVYSHGQSLAQCHEWLNRHLPSVPRVQVSSNAEAAQMAAADESALAIAGDLAAEIYGLQCLFEHIEDEPDNTTRFLVLGLHDAGASGHDKTSLLMSARNLPGAILELLQPFARHGVSLTKLESRPARSGLWEYVFFVDVEGHRDDPAVAAALVELKDKAALLKLLGSYPIGVL; encoded by the coding sequence ATGGCAGAAGATATACAAGCTATACGCATGGAAATTGATGCGATTGATGAACAGGTGCTGGCGCTTATCAATCAGCGTGCTCAACATGCACAAACCATAGGCCGTCTGAAAAACGGTACGGTATATCGCCCAGAGCGTGAAGCGCAGGTGTTGCGACGGATTAAGGAAATGAATACTGGTCCGCTGGCAGATGAAACTGCAGCGCGCTTATTCCGCGAAATCATGTCTGCATGCCTGGCATTAGAAAAGCCCTTGTCTGTGGCTTATTTAGGGCCACAAGGTACATTCAGCCAAGCTGCGGCAGTTAAACAATTTGGTCACGCCGCGAACACAACCCCATGCGCATCGATAGATGAAGTATTCCGTGTGGTGAATGCAGGTGCTGTAGATTACGGCATAGTGCCGGTAGAAAACTCTACTGAGGGTGCTGTGAATCGCACGCTGGACTTATTGCAAGACACGCCGCTTAAAATTTGTGGTGAAGTCGATCTGCGTATCCACCATTATTTGTTGCGTAAAGTTACAGGTTTGGACGATGTTAAAGTGGTTTATTCCCATGGACAGTCTTTAGCGCAATGTCATGAGTGGCTTAATCGTCATTTGCCCAGCGTACCCCGTGTGCAGGTCTCCAGTAATGCCGAGGCTGCGCAAATGGCTGCTGCAGATGAGTCGGCATTAGCCATTGCTGGTGACCTGGCGGCTGAAATTTATGGTTTGCAATGTTTGTTTGAACACATTGAAGATGAGCCTGACAATACGACTCGTTTTTTAGTGCTGGGTTTGCATGATGCAGGTGCCTCTGGGCACGATAAAACCTCGCTGCTGATGTCTGCACGGAATTTACCAGGTGCTATTCTGGAACTTCTACAGCCATTTGCGCGTCATGGTGTTTCACTGACTAAGTTAGAATCGCGTCCAGCGCGCTCGGGTTTGTGGGAGTACGTATTTTTTGTAGATGTAGAAGGGCACAGAGATGACCCTGCTGTTGCTGCGGCTTTGGTTGAATTAAAAGACAAAGCCGCTTTATTGAAATTATTGGGTTCTTACCCTATTGGTGTTTTGTAA
- the hisC gene encoding histidinol-phosphate transaminase gives MTNVCDLAPDYIRAIAPYQPGKPIDELARELGLDASRIVKLASNENPLGASPKALIAIDAAMDTIARYPDGSGFDLKAALADKFNVDAAQVVLGNGSNDVLEMAARAFLSSATSAVFSEHAFAVYPLATLAVGATGITAPAKDYGHDLAAMLAAIRADTRMVFIANPNNPTGTLLSNADMLAFLEQVPSQVIVVLDEAYGEYLPQELQSDALIWLARFPNLIVTRTFSKAYGLAGLRVGYALASAAVADMLNRVRQPFNVNSLALVAATAALNDDEFIARSYALNQLGMRQLTQGLHLLNIDYIPSYANFLAIRIGNATAMYRRLLEHGVIVRPIGNYGMPEYLRVSIGLAAENNQFLQALEDAIKD, from the coding sequence ATGACGAATGTGTGTGACTTGGCGCCTGATTACATCCGCGCCATTGCCCCTTATCAACCAGGTAAGCCAATAGACGAGTTGGCGCGAGAATTAGGCTTGGATGCGTCACGTATCGTGAAATTGGCGTCTAACGAAAATCCATTAGGTGCAAGTCCTAAAGCTTTGATTGCCATTGATGCTGCGATGGATACTATTGCACGTTATCCTGATGGCAGCGGCTTTGATTTGAAAGCAGCATTGGCTGACAAGTTTAATGTAGATGCAGCGCAAGTTGTATTAGGTAATGGTTCTAATGATGTGCTGGAAATGGCCGCACGGGCTTTTTTGTCGTCGGCAACATCAGCAGTATTTTCAGAGCACGCATTTGCAGTTTATCCGTTGGCGACTTTGGCAGTGGGGGCAACCGGTATTACAGCGCCAGCAAAAGATTACGGTCATGATTTGGCTGCGATGTTAGCGGCAATTCGTGCTGATACTCGTATGGTGTTCATTGCTAATCCGAACAATCCTACGGGTACATTGTTAAGCAATGCGGATATGTTGGCGTTTTTAGAACAAGTGCCTAGTCAGGTAATTGTGGTGCTGGATGAGGCTTACGGTGAATATTTGCCTCAAGAGCTGCAATCCGATGCGCTGATATGGTTAGCTCGCTTCCCCAATTTAATCGTAACCCGTACTTTTTCCAAGGCTTATGGTCTGGCAGGATTGCGTGTAGGTTATGCTTTAGCAAGTGCAGCGGTAGCGGATATGCTGAATCGTGTGCGTCAGCCGTTTAACGTTAACAGCCTGGCGCTAGTGGCAGCAACTGCAGCATTGAATGATGATGAGTTTATCGCACGCAGCTATGCGCTGAATCAATTGGGTATGCGTCAATTGACACAAGGCCTGCATTTGTTGAATATAGACTATATTCCGTCGTATGCTAATTTCCTGGCGATTCGTATCGGCAATGCTACCGCGATGTACCGACGCTTACTTGAACACGGCGTTATCGTAAGACCCATAGGTAACTATGGCATGCCAGAATATTTGCGCGTCAGCATAGGGCTGGCAGCAGAAAACAATCAATTTTTACAAGCGTTAGAAGACGCAATTAAGGACTAA
- the aroF gene encoding 3-deoxy-7-phosphoheptulonate synthase — translation MIIVMSPGATEQHIDGVVKKIKEYGCEANISRGVERTIIGAIGDERAIDQELIDALPGVEQSMHVVKPYKIVAREWHKENTIVDIKGVPLGGNTVQVIAGPCSVETQQQMDDSAKYVKEAGCRLMRGGAFKPRTSPYSFQGKGVEGLEMFRKAADAKGLPIVTELMDVRMLDTFMEWDVDVIQIGTRNMQNFDLLKEVGRVKKPVILKRGMSATISEWLMAAEYIAAAGNHNIIFCERGIRTFETYYRNVLDVTAIPVLKKETHLPVIVDPSHAGGKAWMVPALSRAAVAAGADGLLIEMHPTPCEAWCDADQALTPGELKTLMAELGGIAKILGRDI, via the coding sequence ATGATAATCGTAATGAGCCCAGGTGCAACTGAACAACACATAGATGGCGTTGTGAAAAAAATCAAGGAATATGGCTGCGAAGCGAATATTTCACGTGGTGTAGAGCGTACCATAATTGGTGCAATTGGCGACGAGCGTGCAATAGACCAAGAACTTATTGATGCATTGCCAGGTGTGGAACAATCCATGCATGTGGTTAAACCATACAAAATTGTCGCGCGTGAATGGCACAAGGAAAATACCATTGTCGATATTAAAGGTGTGCCATTAGGTGGTAATACCGTGCAGGTTATTGCAGGACCTTGTTCTGTTGAAACCCAGCAGCAAATGGACGATTCTGCAAAATACGTTAAGGAAGCGGGCTGCCGTTTAATGCGTGGTGGTGCATTCAAGCCTCGCACCAGTCCTTATTCCTTCCAGGGTAAGGGCGTGGAAGGTCTGGAAATGTTCCGTAAAGCGGCAGATGCTAAAGGTTTGCCTATCGTTACCGAATTGATGGATGTGCGTATGCTGGATACATTCATGGAATGGGACGTGGATGTTATTCAAATCGGTACGCGTAACATGCAAAACTTTGATTTGTTGAAAGAAGTAGGGCGTGTTAAAAAGCCAGTTATTCTCAAACGTGGTATGTCAGCAACTATTTCAGAATGGTTGATGGCTGCTGAATACATTGCTGCAGCGGGTAACCACAACATTATTTTCTGTGAACGTGGTATTCGTACTTTTGAAACTTACTACCGTAATGTGTTGGATGTGACTGCAATTCCAGTGCTGAAAAAAGAAACTCATTTACCTGTTATTGTTGACCCATCTCATGCAGGTGGTAAGGCATGGATGGTGCCAGCATTATCACGTGCCGCAGTAGCTGCAGGTGCTGATGGTCTGTTGATAGAAATGCATCCAACGCCTTGTGAAGCATGGTGTGATGCAGATCAGGCATTAACACCAGGTGAACTGAAAACGCTGATGGCAGAGTTAGGTGGTATTGCGAAGATATTAGGTCGCGATATTTAA
- a CDS encoding prephenate dehydrogenase — protein MTQILCNKLAVFGVGLIGGSFALALKQAGAVGEVVGVGRSHANLEQALGLGIIDRIAIDAVDAVQGADIVVLAVPVGQMAAIMQSIAPHLSSNTVVTDAGSTKQDVVALMRQYLPAQLELCVPAHPIAGAELSGATAARVNLYQDKNLILTALPETTMESVQRVRQLWQLCGAKVSAMQAAEHDAIFATVSHLPHLLAYALVDMIVQRENADVLFNFAASGFRDFTRIAASSPEMWRDIALANQVALLAELDAYQAKLNQLRDALATNNGDALADIFSRAQAARQAWQARLV, from the coding sequence ATGACACAAATTCTATGTAACAAACTGGCTGTATTTGGCGTCGGACTGATCGGTGGTTCATTTGCACTCGCGCTTAAGCAGGCTGGGGCAGTCGGTGAAGTCGTGGGAGTGGGGCGTAGTCACGCTAATCTCGAACAGGCGTTGGGGTTGGGTATTATTGATCGCATAGCTATAGATGCCGTGGACGCTGTGCAGGGTGCCGATATTGTTGTGCTAGCCGTACCTGTAGGGCAGATGGCGGCGATTATGCAGTCGATTGCGCCGCACTTGTCCAGCAATACTGTTGTTACCGATGCAGGTAGTACCAAGCAGGATGTTGTTGCGTTGATGCGGCAGTATTTACCTGCTCAATTAGAGCTATGCGTACCTGCACACCCTATTGCTGGTGCGGAATTAAGTGGTGCTACAGCTGCACGGGTTAATTTATATCAGGATAAGAATCTCATACTGACAGCGCTGCCAGAGACTACGATGGAATCGGTACAGCGTGTGCGCCAACTGTGGCAGCTTTGTGGAGCCAAAGTCAGTGCTATGCAGGCTGCCGAACATGATGCGATTTTTGCCACGGTGAGTCATCTGCCGCATTTGTTGGCATATGCGTTGGTGGACATGATAGTTCAGAGAGAAAATGCAGATGTTTTGTTTAACTTTGCTGCCAGTGGTTTTCGAGATTTCACACGTATTGCCGCCAGCAGTCCTGAAATGTGGCGAGATATTGCCTTGGCGAATCAAGTTGCATTGCTGGCTGAACTGGATGCATATCAGGCAAAGCTAAATCAGTTGCGTGATGCCTTAGCGACTAATAATGGTGATGCGTTAGCTGATATTTTCAGTCGTGCACAGGCTGCACGGCAGGCGTGGCAGGCAAGGTTGGTATAA
- a CDS encoding ABC transporter permease, with protein sequence MSATKQTPSLTSVRKRKLWTIRGHLNHKEFLFFAAVGMLVPFIGWWLMANSGMMDKVFLPSPMDVLTRVYHWYEDDDLIGDAWISIYRVTIGFLLSAILAVPLGVMIGTYRPMQALFEPLTDFIRYMPAVAFIPLVMLWVGIDEGSKIAIIWIGTFFQMVLMVAEDIRRVPMAQIEAAQTMGAGSEEIVSMVILQSAKPALLDTMRVTMGWAWTYLVVAEMVAANSGLGYAILKAQRFLQTDKIFAGIILIGLIGLIMDQLFRFAHRKSFPWLYNK encoded by the coding sequence ATGTCAGCGACTAAACAAACTCCTTCATTAACATCAGTACGCAAGCGCAAGTTGTGGACCATTCGAGGTCATTTGAACCACAAAGAATTCCTGTTCTTTGCTGCTGTCGGCATGCTTGTTCCATTCATTGGTTGGTGGTTGATGGCCAATAGTGGCATGATGGATAAGGTCTTCCTGCCCAGCCCTATGGACGTACTAACACGAGTTTATCATTGGTATGAAGATGATGATCTGATCGGGGATGCCTGGATCAGTATTTATCGTGTAACGATTGGTTTCTTGTTATCCGCTATTCTTGCTGTGCCTCTGGGGGTAATGATAGGTACCTATCGCCCAATGCAAGCCTTGTTTGAGCCATTGACGGACTTTATTCGTTATATGCCTGCGGTTGCATTCATTCCTCTGGTTATGTTGTGGGTGGGGATAGATGAGGGTTCGAAAATCGCCATTATCTGGATAGGTACATTTTTCCAGATGGTGTTGATGGTGGCCGAGGATATACGCCGTGTGCCCATGGCACAAATAGAAGCAGCTCAGACTATGGGCGCGGGCAGTGAAGAGATAGTTTCCATGGTGATTTTGCAGTCGGCCAAGCCGGCGTTGCTCGATACTATGCGCGTTACCATGGGCTGGGCCTGGACTTATCTGGTGGTGGCGGAAATGGTAGCGGCGAACTCGGGCTTAGGCTACGCCATTCTTAAAGCACAACGTTTCTTGCAAACAGACAAAATTTTCGCGGGCATTATTTTGATTGGACTGATAGGTTTGATCATGGATCAATTGTTCCGCTTTGCGCATCGCAAGAGTTTCCCCTGGTTGTATAACAAATAG
- a CDS encoding ABC transporter ATP-binding protein: MDNKIQINSAGKIFTTDKQDVVALQDVNLSVGANEFITFVGASGCGKSTLLRCIGGLETLSSGEITVNGRAVQGPGVDRAMVFQNYSLYPWLSVVDNIKFSRRLKVNREGATSAEVEVASGRADALLSLMGLAHAAKAYPNQLSGGMQQRVAIARALLPKPEILLMDEPFGALDAQTREVMHDLILHLFNLEKTTIVFVTHDVEEAIYLGQRIVLMAPRPGRIDTIYEVPLPDKRNQEMKLSPEFIALKKEILTRIRETSGMHTDTDLLEQMTRQAEGSEAV; this comes from the coding sequence ATGGATAACAAAATACAAATTAATTCAGCAGGTAAGATTTTTACCACTGACAAGCAGGATGTTGTAGCGTTGCAGGACGTTAACTTATCCGTTGGTGCTAATGAGTTTATTACCTTTGTCGGCGCATCTGGCTGTGGTAAATCGACCTTGTTGCGCTGTATCGGTGGCCTGGAAACACTTAGCTCCGGCGAAATCACCGTGAATGGTCGCGCAGTACAGGGTCCTGGTGTAGACAGAGCGATGGTGTTCCAGAATTACAGTCTGTATCCATGGCTATCAGTAGTCGATAACATCAAATTCAGCCGCCGTTTGAAAGTAAACCGCGAAGGTGCGACTTCTGCTGAAGTTGAAGTAGCCTCGGGGCGTGCGGATGCGCTGCTATCGCTGATGGGGTTGGCACATGCTGCCAAGGCGTATCCTAACCAGCTTTCTGGCGGTATGCAGCAGCGCGTGGCGATTGCACGTGCTTTATTGCCTAAGCCGGAAATACTGCTGATGGATGAGCCGTTTGGTGCGCTGGATGCGCAGACCCGAGAAGTCATGCACGATCTGATTCTGCACCTGTTCAATCTGGAGAAAACCACCATCGTGTTTGTGACCCACGATGTGGAAGAAGCTATCTATCTTGGTCAGCGTATCGTGCTGATGGCACCGCGCCCGGGGCGTATCGACACGATTTATGAGGTGCCGTTGCCGGATAAGCGTAATCAGGAAATGAAACTGTCACCTGAGTTTATAGCGTTAAAGAAGGAAATTCTGACCCGCATTCGGGAAACGTCTGGTATGCATACAGATACGGATTTGCTGGAGCAAATGACTCGGCAAGCCGAAGGTAGCGAAGCAGTTTAG
- a CDS encoding urea amidolyase associated protein UAAP1, whose product MKSENTTYSPDSVMWEEVIPGGAHWSFNVKRGTTLRVTDIGGGANLSVLFYSQDEKLERYNMADTLKAQHTAHLTKGFVCYSDMGRVLCSITEDSCGWHDTVCGMTDAAQMLAKYGEARYQTHLNAMYRNGRDSFLIELGKWGLGKRDIVANINLFSKVSADEDGNLMFQPDNSVAGDYIDLRFEMDTLVVLAATQHPLDPNPQYQPKPVKLTAWHSELPGADDYCRNFRPENQRGFYNTELLYR is encoded by the coding sequence ATGAAATCAGAAAATACAACATACAGCCCGGATAGTGTGATGTGGGAAGAAGTTATTCCCGGTGGCGCGCATTGGTCATTTAATGTGAAACGTGGCACCACGTTGCGCGTTACTGATATCGGAGGCGGTGCCAACCTGTCGGTGCTGTTTTACAGCCAGGATGAAAAACTGGAGCGTTACAACATGGCCGATACGCTCAAGGCACAGCATACCGCACACCTGACCAAGGGCTTTGTGTGTTATTCAGACATGGGACGCGTGCTGTGTTCCATTACCGAAGATAGTTGCGGCTGGCATGACACCGTGTGCGGGATGACTGATGCTGCGCAGATGCTGGCTAAATACGGTGAAGCGCGTTACCAGACTCACCTTAATGCCATGTACCGTAACGGACGTGACAGCTTTTTGATTGAGCTTGGTAAATGGGGCCTGGGTAAGCGCGACATCGTGGCAAATATTAATTTGTTCAGTAAAGTCAGCGCTGACGAAGACGGCAACTTGATGTTCCAACCAGATAACTCAGTAGCAGGTGATTACATTGATCTGCGCTTTGAAATGGATACGCTGGTTGTGCTTGCCGCTACTCAGCATCCACTCGATCCGAATCCGCAATATCAGCCTAAACCAGTAAAACTCACCGCATGGCATTCCGAACTGCCAGGAGCTGACGATTATTGCCGCAATTTCCGTCCGGAAAACCAGCGCGGCTTCTATAACACTGAATTGTTGTACCGTTGA
- a CDS encoding urea amidolyase associated protein UAAP2 — translation MAIVESKFDPKDAVYDEIVPAGEPWLHEVKKGQTFRILDLEGNQAVDTLFYNAHESTDRYSAVDTIRAQGNLYLTAGSKLLSSEGNVLVTITADTCGRHDTLGGACAAESNSVRYETGKKFMHSCRDSFLHALGHCDCHMDKRDLTSNVNFFMNVPVTPEGKLTFEDGISAPGKYVEMQAEMDVMVLISNCPQLNNPCNGYNPTPVQLLIWN, via the coding sequence ATGGCTATCGTAGAAAGTAAATTTGATCCTAAAGACGCGGTGTACGACGAAATCGTACCAGCGGGCGAACCCTGGCTGCATGAGGTCAAAAAGGGGCAAACATTCCGCATTCTGGATCTGGAAGGTAATCAGGCAGTTGATACATTGTTCTATAACGCACATGAGTCCACTGACCGTTACAGCGCGGTTGATACCATACGCGCGCAGGGCAATCTCTATCTGACCGCTGGCTCCAAGCTATTGTCCAGTGAGGGTAACGTGCTGGTAACTATTACTGCGGATACCTGTGGTCGCCACGATACGCTGGGTGGCGCTTGCGCTGCGGAAAGTAACAGCGTGCGTTATGAAACTGGCAAGAAATTCATGCACAGCTGTCGTGATAGTTTTTTGCATGCGCTGGGTCACTGTGATTGTCATATGGACAAGCGTGATCTGACCAGCAATGTCAATTTTTTTATGAACGTGCCAGTGACCCCAGAAGGCAAACTGACGTTTGAAGACGGCATTTCCGCTCCGGGTAAATACGTGGAAATGCAAGCCGAGATGGATGTGATGGTGCTGATTTCTAACTGCCCGCAGTTAAATAACCCATGTAATGGCTATAACCCGACACCCGTTCAGTTATTGATCTGGAATTAA
- the uca gene encoding urea carboxylase, translating to MFDKVLIANRGAIACRIIRTLKKLGIRSVAVYSEADAHSLHVAQADEAVCIGPAPAAESYLRAEKILEVAKQTGAQAIHPGYGFLSENAAFAESCAESGIVFMGPTPDQMRRFGLKHTAREIAEQNQVPLLPGSGLLADAGHAQAEAARIGYPVMLKSTAGGGGIGMRLIWSADELVEAFQSVARLASANFKDAGIYLEKYVEQARHIEVQIFGDGKGNVVALGERDCSVQRRNQKVIEETPAPGLTDVQRARLLATAVQLGKAVNYQSAGTVEFVYDAQNGEFYFLEVNTRLQVEHGVTEQVTGIDLVEWMVRQAADDLPALGSMTINPQGASIQVRLYAEDPGKNFQPSSGVLTEAVFPDSARVDTWVERGSTIPPYYDPMVAKIIVTADDREQAIAKMQDALDATHIAGIECNLDYLRQIIRDHVFVEGKQTTRYLNALHYLAATIDVLEPGVQSSIQDYPGRQGYWDVGVPPSGPMDALAFQLGNRLLGNDDNAAGLELTVAGPTLRFNRDSVIALTGAAMTAELDGESLTFWRALPVKAGSVLRLGSIQGDGCRSYLTVAGGFDVPDYLGSKSTFTLGQFGGHAGRTLRVGDVLHLGSAPAAAQAEVVLDTALVPEYHSHWEIGVLYGPHGAPDFFTDADIDMFFSTDWEVHYNSSRTGVRLIGPKPQWARTDGGEAGLHPSNIHDNAYAIGAVDFTGDMPVILGPDGPSLGGFVCPATIVQAELWKMGQLRPGNTVRFKRIGLAEAMQRELAQDSAIKTLAVTVTADVTDLATSTPVLHRVEEQDGQVAVTYRPAGDKYLLVEYGPLVLDINLRFRVHALMTWLQQKNVPGIIDLTPGIRSLQVHYNNQLLPLPQLMAALSEAESALANIEDLVVPARIVHLPLSWDDPSTRLAIEKYMQSVRKDAPWCPSNIEFIQRMNGLDSIEQVKEIVFNASYLVMGLGDVYLGAPVATPLDPRHRLVTTKYNPARTWTPENAVGIGGAYMCVYGMEGPGGYQFVGRTIQMWNRYKQTADFIDGKPWLLRFFDQIRFYPVSEDELLKLREDFVAGTFKLKVEETTFSLREYNTFLQDNDADIAAFREKQQIAFNAERERWKANGQADYASDATVAEASTDSELDLPPNSRAVAGHVAGNIWKIEVAEGDMVEAGDTLLIIESMKMEINVVAPSAGKVIRLYCREGSQISAGQDLLVIQGE from the coding sequence ATGTTTGATAAAGTACTGATAGCCAATCGTGGTGCCATTGCGTGCCGCATTATCCGCACACTGAAAAAGCTGGGGATACGCTCGGTCGCCGTATATTCGGAAGCCGATGCACACTCGCTGCATGTGGCACAAGCTGATGAAGCCGTGTGCATAGGACCCGCACCTGCTGCAGAAAGCTATCTGCGAGCAGAAAAAATACTGGAAGTCGCCAAACAGACGGGTGCACAAGCCATCCATCCTGGTTACGGCTTTCTGTCCGAAAATGCCGCATTTGCCGAATCCTGTGCCGAGTCCGGTATTGTATTCATGGGCCCGACACCAGATCAGATGCGTCGTTTCGGCCTCAAGCATACTGCTCGTGAAATCGCCGAGCAGAATCAGGTGCCTTTGTTGCCAGGTAGCGGACTGCTGGCTGACGCTGGACATGCTCAGGCTGAAGCCGCACGCATCGGTTATCCGGTGATGCTCAAAAGCACAGCAGGTGGCGGCGGCATCGGTATGCGCCTGATCTGGAGTGCGGATGAGCTGGTTGAGGCATTTCAATCGGTAGCACGTCTCGCCAGTGCCAACTTTAAGGATGCCGGTATTTATCTGGAAAAATATGTCGAGCAGGCGCGTCACATTGAAGTACAGATTTTTGGCGATGGTAAGGGTAATGTGGTCGCACTCGGCGAGCGTGATTGTTCAGTGCAGCGCCGTAACCAGAAGGTGATAGAAGAAACTCCTGCGCCAGGTTTAACCGACGTCCAGCGTGCGCGTTTGCTGGCGACAGCAGTGCAATTGGGCAAGGCAGTGAATTATCAGTCGGCCGGTACCGTCGAGTTTGTCTACGATGCGCAGAATGGCGAGTTTTACTTCCTCGAAGTGAATACACGTCTGCAGGTAGAGCATGGTGTTACCGAACAGGTAACGGGTATAGATCTGGTGGAATGGATGGTACGTCAGGCTGCGGATGATCTGCCAGCGCTGGGCAGTATGACCATTAATCCGCAAGGCGCGTCTATCCAGGTGCGCCTGTATGCTGAAGATCCGGGCAAGAATTTTCAGCCTTCCAGCGGCGTGCTGACGGAAGCGGTTTTCCCAGACAGCGCCCGTGTTGACACCTGGGTAGAGCGGGGCAGCACGATACCACCGTACTATGACCCTATGGTGGCAAAAATCATCGTCACTGCTGATGACCGGGAACAGGCGATAGCCAAGATGCAAGACGCGCTGGACGCGACCCATATAGCTGGTATCGAATGCAATCTGGATTACCTGCGTCAGATCATCCGAGATCATGTGTTTGTTGAAGGTAAACAGACCACGCGCTACCTGAATGCCTTACATTATCTGGCAGCGACTATCGACGTGCTGGAGCCCGGCGTGCAGAGCAGCATCCAGGATTATCCTGGGCGCCAGGGTTACTGGGATGTGGGTGTGCCGCCTTCAGGGCCTATGGATGCACTGGCATTTCAATTGGGCAACCGTTTGTTAGGTAATGATGATAATGCCGCTGGCTTGGAATTGACTGTGGCGGGTCCTACATTGCGCTTTAACCGCGACAGCGTGATAGCGCTGACGGGTGCAGCTATGACTGCGGAACTGGATGGCGAGTCGCTGACATTCTGGCGTGCGTTACCAGTCAAGGCTGGTAGCGTATTGCGTCTGGGCAGCATACAGGGCGACGGCTGCCGCAGCTATCTGACGGTGGCGGGTGGTTTCGACGTGCCGGATTATCTGGGCAGTAAATCGACATTTACTCTGGGGCAGTTCGGTGGCCATGCTGGCCGTACATTAAGGGTAGGCGATGTGTTGCATCTGGGTTCAGCACCAGCCGCTGCGCAAGCGGAGGTCGTACTGGATACCGCATTGGTGCCTGAGTATCACAGCCACTGGGAAATCGGTGTGTTATATGGCCCGCATGGTGCACCGGATTTCTTTACCGATGCTGATATCGATATGTTTTTTTCTACCGACTGGGAAGTGCATTACAACTCCAGTCGTACCGGCGTGCGCCTGATCGGACCCAAGCCACAATGGGCACGGACCGATGGCGGCGAAGCGGGCTTGCATCCTTCCAATATTCACGACAATGCCTATGCAATTGGCGCGGTCGACTTTACTGGCGATATGCCGGTCATACTGGGGCCGGATGGTCCTAGTCTGGGTGGTTTCGTTTGCCCTGCAACCATAGTGCAAGCTGAATTGTGGAAAATGGGACAATTGCGTCCAGGCAATACTGTGCGCTTCAAGCGTATCGGGCTTGCTGAGGCTATGCAGCGTGAGCTGGCTCAGGACTCAGCTATCAAGACTTTGGCAGTGACAGTAACAGCTGATGTCACCGACTTGGCAACATCTACCCCAGTATTACATCGTGTTGAAGAACAGGACGGCCAGGTTGCTGTGACCTATCGTCCTGCTGGCGACAAATACCTGCTGGTGGAATACGGCCCGCTGGTGCTGGATATTAACCTGCGCTTCCGCGTGCATGCGCTAATGACCTGGCTGCAACAGAAGAATGTGCCAGGCATCATTGATCTGACCCCAGGTATTCGTTCGCTGCAGGTGCATTACAACAATCAGCTACTGCCGCTGCCACAGCTGATGGCGGCACTGTCCGAAGCAGAATCGGCTCTCGCCAACATCGAAGATCTGGTAGTGCCAGCCCGTATCGTGCATCTGCCATTGTCTTGGGATGACCCGTCCACTCGTTTGGCCATTGAAAAGTACATGCAATCGGTGCGTAAAGATGCGCCATGGTGCCCAAGCAATATCGAGTTCATTCAGCGTATGAACGGGCTGGACAGCATCGAACAGGTGAAAGAAATCGTATTCAACGCCAGCTATCTGGTAATGGGGCTGGGCGACGTCTACCTCGGCGCGCCAGTAGCAACACCGCTGGATCCGCGGCATAGACTGGTAACGACCAAGTACAACCCAGCGCGTACATGGACGCCGGAAAACGCAGTGGGTATCGGTGGCGCCTACATGTGTGTGTATGGCATGGAAGGTCCTGGCGGCTACCAGTTTGTCGGCCGCACCATCCAGATGTGGAATCGTTACAAGCAGACTGCCGATTTCATTGACGGCAAGCCATGGCTGCTGCGCTTCTTTGACCAGATTCGTTTTTATCCTGTGTCGGAAGATGAACTGCTGAAACTGCGCGAAGACTTTGTCGCGGGTACGTTCAAGCTCAAGGTGGAAGAAACCACATTCAGCCTGCGTGAATACAACACATTCTTGCAGGATAACGATGCCGATATTGCAGCGTTTCGGGAGAAGCAGCAGATCGCTTTCAACGCCGAGCGTGAGCGCTGGAAGGCAAATGGACAGGCTGATTATGCCTCTGATGCCACTGTGGCCGAAGCGTCAACCGATAGCGAACTGGATTTGCCGCCTAACAGCCGTGCAGTGGCAGGTCATGTGGCCGGAAATATCTGGAAGATAGAAGTAGCCGAGGGCGATATGGTTGAGGCGGGCGACACTTTGCTGATTATTGAATCTATGAAAATGGAAATCAACGTGGTCGCACCATCTGCTGGCAAAGTAATACGCCTGTACTGTCGTGAAGGTAGTCAGATATCGGCAGGTCAAGACTTACTGGTGATACAGGGGGAATAA